The Sulfurimonas aquatica genomic sequence CTACTGCAATGTAATATCTTCCCATACTTTTATCCTGAAGCTGTGCAGATAAAAACTCATGTGCTTCGTTATTTTTGGCCACAACCATAGTTCCACTAGTACCTTTATCAAGTCTGTGAACTATACCGTGGCGTTCTTCTCCACTAATCGTTGAGAGTCGAATACCTTTATGCTTTAGCCAATCAACCAATGTTGCATCTTTTACACTTGGTGCTGGGTGAACTGTCACTCCACTTGGCTTGTTTATAACTAAAATATCCTCATCTTCATAAAGTACTTCCACATCAAAATCGACATCAAGAGCTTTTTGCTGTTTAGCTTCTGGAAACTCTACTCTTACATTTTGATTTGTTTTTAACTTCACGCCTGGACGAGAGACTTTTTTATTATCTACCCAAACACATTCGTGTTTTATTAAAGCTGCTACTTGTGAACGAGTTTGCCCAATTTGAGCAGCAAGAAAAACATCTAAACGCTCTGCATTTTCACAAATATACTCTTTTACATCTCTCATTTATCTACCTTTATGTTACAATCATACAATTTTATTTTGGAGTTACAAACTTGTGGAGATTTGATAAGGGTATTTTATCACAATTTGACTTCTTTTCTATCATTCTTATAATTCCCCTAATTATTACTTCAAACTGGCTAATTGGTGAAGTTGTGCCTGCTCTTGCACAAAAGCAAGTTGCCTATGTTGGTATCGCGTTTATTGCATTTTTGGTCGTCTTTTTTTTGCCCATTAGAAGGATGAGTTGGCTTATACCTTTGATATATTGGGGAAATATTGGACTACTCTTAGCTGTAGAATTTTTCGGTCATGCTCGCCTTGGTGCACAAAGGTGGATAAATATCCCTTTTATAAACGCCACTATACAGCCCTCAGAATTCGTAAAACCAGCACTTATTTTAATGCTTGCTTATCTTATCCATAAGAACCCTCCACCACTCCAAGGCTATAGGATTAAAGAGTTTGCAAAAATAAGTTTTTATATATTACTTCCCTTTATCCTTATAGCAAAAGAACCCGATTTAGGTACTGCTCTTGTTTTACTACTTATCGGCTATGGAACTCTCTTTTTTATAGGAGTACATTGGAAGATAGTCGCGAGTATTGCTACCATAGCTATTCTTTTAATTCCAATATCATACAAGTTTATACTTCATGATTATCAAAAGGTTAGAATACAAGACTTTTTAAGTGAAAAGCCCTCTTATCATGTACAACAATCAATCATTGCAATAGGTTCAGGCGGATGGAGTGGAAAAGACAAAGAGAATGCAACGCAGACTCAAATGCGTTTTTTGCCTATTGCAACAAGTGATTTTATCTTTGCCTTTGTAGTTGAGAGGACTGGTTTTTTAGGAGCTCTTGCACTAATATCTCTTTATGCGGTGCTCATTCTACATCTTTTAAGTTTAGCGATCTTTAACAAAGATTATTACATCAAGGTAGTAAGTGTCTCCATCTCATTTATGATTTTTATATATATGGGAGTAAATATATCAATGACTATTGGGTATGCACCAGTAGTGGGTGTCCCTTTACCAATGTTTAGCTATGGAGGAAGTAGTTTTTTTAACTTTATGATACTCTTTGCCATCATGCAAAACCTTATTACCTTTCGATATAAAGATATGTATGACAATCGAGGAACAAAAAGTTTTATGTAGCCTGTGACTCTATAAGTGACTGAACATTTTGTGCAACAAGTCTAGGGGATGCTCCCCCTGGTATTAATTTACTTATTGAGACTATGTTTAATGCAGGTTTATTACCTATGAGTATAATGTTAGGAATAGATAAAATATTTTTTTGATAGATATTTAAAAACTTTTCAACTCTTACTTTTTGAAGGACCTCTTCTACTACTAAAATTTTAACACTATTAGTCATAGCCCATTTAATTGCGGCTTTTTCATCTATAAACGATTTTATGTCAAGAGATTTATCCATTGTCTTAATAGCACTTTCATACTCCATCGCTTCTTGAGCAGATGCGGTAACTACCATTATATAATCTTTATGCACTGAGACTAAGTAGTCATAAAGTTCAAAGAGTTTTTGAGTATCTCCTGTTGCCTTATACTCATCTTGTGTACTCAAAAAATATTTGAGATAAGTTTTCGTATTGAGCTCACCATGAATTGAAGAGTCTCTAAAGTGTGCTTTAACAGCTTTAGATGTTTTTGCTTGCATCCACTGCTGTGCATCAAAGAAATAAGCTTGAGCGTTTAAGATATCCACTAAATCATCTTGGTGTTTTTGGGCTTCAACAGAGAAAAGAGCATAAAAGTCTTCCCTATATTCTGCTTCAAAATCTTTTAACAGTATTAAGTCTTGTTTATACCTCTCATCAAGCTCTGCCATCATATGTACAACATCAACATAGGCACCATTTAGTGATTTGAGTTCCTCTTTTAAAAGTGTAAATTGTTCAGTTTTTATAACTTTTTCAAGCTCTTGCTTTTTAACATTACGAACGCCACCAATAACTTTCTCACTATTTTTCAACTGCTTTAACTTAGTTATCAGTGCTTCTGCACCATCTTTTATCTTTTGATACTCTGCTTGAGATGATAAAAAAACCTCTTCATATGCTAAATGAGGGTATTTAACTTTTCTTTTAAAACCATCATATACTTTACCCATAGTTTTTAAATCATCACTCAACATTCTAATTTTAGGTGTAATAATATTAATGTCTATATCTATCAAATTGTTATATGTTGTCCAAAGAAATCTTCTTGCAATAACATAATCAAGTCGTCCACTCACTTTTTTATAATTTTTTCTTATATCTATATTATGTTGTATTGTGTCAAAATAGTTTTTTACAGCTGTATTAATATTTAAAGTATTGGTAATACTTTCTGGTCTCTCTTTTTCTAACTCTTCGTTTATTTCATCAATAATCTCCACAGAGGGTTCTAATTCAAAGTGCTCTTCTTTATTTTCCTCTTCGTTTGTGAGTTTATCCTCATCAGGTAGAGTTTCACTCCTATCATCATCCGCTTCTTCTAAAAACTCTTCTTCGTATTCATCTTCTTCT encodes the following:
- a CDS encoding RluA family pseudouridine synthase — its product is MRDVKEYICENAERLDVFLAAQIGQTRSQVAALIKHECVWVDNKKVSRPGVKLKTNQNVRVEFPEAKQQKALDVDFDVEVLYEDEDILVINKPSGVTVHPAPSVKDATLVDWLKHKGIRLSTISGEERHGIVHRLDKGTSGTMVVAKNNEAHEFLSAQLQDKSMGRYYIAVVTPPLKDDITVIEGNIGRSANNRLKMSCGLEHSKSAKTMFKNLALSKDEKNQLIACKLFTGRTHQIRVHLETINRHILGDHIYGLSPKVDKSERILLHAYMIYFIHPTTKEKMFFQAGFDDIMQSALEKKFNMESLNEVMDTKYIIDSFTADP
- a CDS encoding FtsW/RodA/SpoVE family cell cycle protein → MWRFDKGILSQFDFFSIILIIPLIITSNWLIGEVVPALAQKQVAYVGIAFIAFLVVFFLPIRRMSWLIPLIYWGNIGLLLAVEFFGHARLGAQRWINIPFINATIQPSEFVKPALILMLAYLIHKNPPPLQGYRIKEFAKISFYILLPFILIAKEPDLGTALVLLLIGYGTLFFIGVHWKIVASIATIAILLIPISYKFILHDYQKVRIQDFLSEKPSYHVQQSIIAIGSGGWSGKDKENATQTQMRFLPIATSDFIFAFVVERTGFLGALALISLYAVLILHLLSLAIFNKDYYIKVVSVSISFMIFIYMGVNISMTIGYAPVVGVPLPMFSYGGSSFFNFMILFAIMQNLITFRYKDMYDNRGTKSFM